GGGCAGATAGGGCGCAAGCCAGGGATTTAGTGGGAGGAGAAAATTTCATTGAGGTGTTTGTGGATACACCTATTGAGGTGTGTGAACAAAGAGATGTGAAGGGCCTATATGCCAAGGCGAGAGCGGGAAAAATTCCGAATTTTACAGGGATAGATTCTCCTTTTGAGACCCCGGAACATCCTGATGTACACATACGGACTGCCGGCCAATCAGTGGAGGAGTCCCTTAAAGAATTGATCGAACAAATAGTACCAAAATTAAAATAGCAAATGAAGAGCTATAATTTGACGCACCTTAAGGAGTTAGAAGCAGAGTCGATATACGTCTTGAGAGAGGTTTTTGCGCAATTTGAAAATCCCGCCATTTTATTTTCTGGGGGTAAAGATTCTATTGTAGTTACCCACCTTGCCAGAAAGGCCTTTCATCCTGCAAAGATTCCATTTCCATTGGTGCATATCGATACTGGTCACAATTTTCCTGAAACCATCGATTTCCGGGATAAGTTAGTGGAGACCCTCGGAGCAAAACTGGTAGTAGGGTCTGTTCAAAAGTCCATTAATGATGGCAGAGCGGCCGAGGAGCGAGGTAAAAATGCCACCAGAAATGCCATTCAGACAGTGACACTACTGGATACAATCGAGGAAAATCAATTCGATGCGGCCATAGGTGGAGCAAGACGGGATGAGGAGAAGGCACGAGCCAAAGAACGGTTTTTTTCTCACAGAGATGAATTTGGTCAGTGGGATCC
This Marinoscillum sp. 108 DNA region includes the following protein-coding sequences:
- the cysD gene encoding sulfate adenylyltransferase subunit CysD; its protein translation is MKSYNLTHLKELEAESIYVLREVFAQFENPAILFSGGKDSIVVTHLARKAFHPAKIPFPLVHIDTGHNFPETIDFRDKLVETLGAKLVVGSVQKSINDGRAAEERGKNATRNAIQTVTLLDTIEENQFDAAIGGARRDEEKARAKERFFSHRDEFGQWDPKNQRPELWNIFNGKQHHGEHFRVFPLSNWTEMDVWQYILAENIDIPSLYFAHKRKVIRRSNTWLPVSDFIQIDPKEEVVEKIIRFRTLGDITITGGVESDADTLEKIVEEVAAARNTERGDREDDKRSETAMEDRKRQGYF